The following nucleotide sequence is from Triticum dicoccoides isolate Atlit2015 ecotype Zavitan chromosome 7B, WEW_v2.0, whole genome shotgun sequence.
TTATTACATTTGCAACTTAATTTTCAAGTGAATATGTACTTGAACATTTATAGCGAATAATGTCCATTATATCATTATTTTGCTCTTATAACTTCGTCAGGGCTTCCGCCACACATGGTGATTGGGATGCCAGCGCTGTCCCCTACAATGGTAAGAGCTTAAAAATGGTCATACTAATACCTGATGATTGCGTTTTCCCCATTTATGCATATTTGACTATCTAACATAATTTTCATTAGAATCAAGGTAACATCACAAAATGGAGAAAACAGGAAGGCGATAAGGTGAGGCTTTTGTTATAGGAATCTTCCATGATATGCCTTGAATATCCTAGTATAGGGTTCTTTACATTTCTCTCTCTTAGCAACTCTACGTATAGTACCTTCTAAAGTTATATGTTGTTTGCAGATAGAGGTTGGTGATGTGATCTGTGAGATAGAAACTGACAAAGCCACGCTTGAATTTGAAACTCTTGAAGAGGGGTAATGTCCTCCTCTTATTCCACTTTCCATTGCATTTGAAGAGAGATTGTTGACTCTTCTCATGTCATTCTTTTCTAATTACACAAATAATAGTGTATATCAAGTGTTTCCTTAAAGGAAATGATTTTCAGCAAAGTTTACATAGTTCACCGTAATATGGTTTTTACACTTTGAACAAGTTACATAGGTTTCATTAGAATTCCCATGCAGTGATAGAACTTGTCAGAATGCTCTTGGGACAGGTTGCCAtccaatttatttattttttgactaGCAACCATCCAAATTTATGGCTCCCACATTCTTTCTAGCTGCAAGTAATCTGAATATTTTGCCAGGTCTTGTTACATTTCTGCCCAGTCTTTTTTAGAAAAATATGGTTTGCTGGCTGACTTATCCAAACTACATTGACAACCCTTTCTCTCCCAATTTCTTTTGCTAGTTGACATTAAATTCCTAGTTGATACAGGTGTAATTAAGTTCTGTATGAAATGTGCATAGAAAGGTTTCAGTAATCCCTGTGAAACTGATTAATCTTTTAACCAATTTCATCACTATCGGGATGGACATTATGTGGCAACTATGTGTACGCTATCCGTTGACCTTAGTTGTtacattgtactccctctgtaaagaaatataagagcgtttagatcacttatatttctttacagagagagtCCAATTTTTTTTTTTAAAATCCTCTGTTATTGTACCATATTGCTCTGTTGTACTGAACTGTTATACAGTGTTGTGTTTTTGCTCTAAACTTCTTTCTCTAGGTATAACTTGTGCTTGCCCGCCTTTTATGTTTATTCTTCTGTCCCATGCATATCTTTGTAATCTGTGTACATCTTCATTTTGGTTCACCACTTTAATTCTGCAGGTATCTGGCCAAGATTTTAGTACCTGAAGGTTCAAAGGATGTTCAGGTTGGACAACCCATTTATGTCACGGTATAGCTCCATGCTTAGTTGATATTTCGTTTTATTTCATTGGCCACTGAATTTTGAAGTCAGCAGTACTTTTGCCATGTCCATTTGAAGGTTGAAGAATCCGATGATATTGAAAAGATACCTGCTGATACCTCCTTTGGAGGTGACCATAAGGAGGATGAGTCAAGTGGAAGTGCAGCACAAACTGTCGAAGTTGATGCAGCTGAACAAAGCCCAGTAATGAGCCGCATCAGCCCTGCAGCTAAGATGCTGATCAAAGAACATGGTCTCAATGCCTCTTTACTGAAGGCATCAGGTCCCCGTGGCACCCTTCTGAAAGGTGATGTTTTGGCTGCGTTGAAGTCAGGCACTGCTTTAAGTTCAGCCAAAGAAAAGACAGCTCCAGCTGCACCTTCACCCCAACCAGCTCGTGATTCCCAAGTTCAGTCTCAGACAACTTCACCAAAGGGCGACACATTTGAAGATATAACCAATACTCAGATATGCAAGGTACTGTGTCTGGCTACCTATTTTATTTTATTGCATCAGCAAACACTTTTATGGAAGACTTAATTCAGATTTGTATTCGGTACACATCACAACCTGTAAAAGAAGGATCACCATTCTATCTGAAAATTAACTTTATTTCAAAATAAAATTTAAATTGTAATGCCAAAATTTGACAGGCCTTTTTGATTTTTGTATCTCGTTGGGAGCAACCACATATTGGTTAACAACGAAGTTGGCTTCTCAACTCCCACATCTAGGCCCTGTTTGTTGATAGTCTTTGCTTCCTCTCAAGAAGCCTGCAAGCTGATGCAAAGTGTTTCAGCTTCTCTTTAAATTAAAAACATCCCTATGAAGGTATTGAAGCAACATAATCTTTAACTCTTTTTTTTGGGGGGGCATGAGCTTCTAGTGCTGTTAATCTGAAGAGTAAAAATGAAGGTACCTCTTAGTTGGAATTGGTGCCGCCCCTTCTCCACAATGAAGATATTGTGATTCCACTCTGAAAAGTGAAAATGAAGGTACCTTTTAGTTGGAATTGGTGCCTGCAACTTCCCTGAGGCATTTTTCCTGACAACCAAAATAGCTTTCATCTGAGGGCAGTGACACAAAACAATGGGGTGCGAAGAGAAGGAAGTTTTTATGCTGGGATGGAAATTAGAGGTGTAAATAAGTGCCAATACAAATGATCCTTCTCTTTAATTGCTATCTTGCTATTGATAACATTACTCCCTCtggtccatattaattgtcgctggtTTAGTTAAACTAGTTGTACCAAACCAGCGACAATTAAATGTATCGGAGGGAATACATCTTTTTCCAAATAAAAAACCAATATGCCTTTCTTGCAGATTAAATTGGTCAAGTTTTTTCTTACAATGTCAAAATACATGCATTGTTATATTTTCAAAAGTGACAAACGTTATTTATGTAGGTGATTGCAAAAAGGTTGCTGGAATCCAAACAGACTACTCCACATTTGTACCTATCCAAAGGTTTGTATTCATTCTATGTACCTTCTGTAATCTTAATGGCTTTGTTGACATGATTGTATGTGTGATATCGTTGCCAGATGTTATACTGGATCCCTTACTCGCATTCAGGAATGAACTCAAAGGTGTGTATTCATCTTTTTCGATGTTTCATTAATTTGGTAACCAGAGTAACCCCTTTTCCCTTGTGCATTCTAATATTGCAGAGCAACACGGTGTTAAAGTTTCATTAAATGATATTGTCATAAAAGCTGTGGCACTTGCCTTAAGGAACGTCCCTGAAGCAAATGGTAATGCTGCAATTCTTTTCTAAGATGTGCTGCAACATTTTTTGCCAATATATAAAATTAAGTTATTCTTAAATTTATGAAAGACAACCGGATTTTGTTGTAAATCAGATATATCAGGTGCAAACCTTCTTGGCGTAGACATTTCGTTACTCAAAAAACAGTGTCAGTGTGGTGTCCCTAGGGACTGGACAACCGGATTTTGTTGTAAATCAGATATATCAGGTGCAAACCTTCTTGGCGTAGACATTTCGTTACTCAAAAAACAGTGTCAGTGTGGTGTCCCTAGGGACTGGTAGAATCCTATGATAAAACTCCTTGAACACAAACACGATTCATTTCCATATTGATCAGAAGGTACATGAAAAAAAATCATTTTAACTTAGGTTAGTTTCAACAATGATATTGCATCCGAGTTTGTGTTTCTTGAAGTTCGTGCTTCGACTGATTATTTAAATGTTCAGTCACATATTCTGGGTATGTCTAGTACTTTGTTAGCCTCTATTATGTACTAAATCTCATGTTTTATCATTAATTGCCAGCTTACTGGGACAATTCGAAGGAAGAAGCCCAGAAGTGTGATTCAGTGGATATATCTATTGCTGTTGCTACAGAGAAGGTATGACAGCATTGTAAACAAAAGTTTTTGTTATCATATGTTGGACACTTGGACTTCTTTAATGACAGTCTTTGTTGTTCTAGGGCCTGATGACTCCTATAATAAGAAACGCGGATCAAAAGACTATATCAGCAATATCTTCAGAGGTATGACAAGCTTCTGAAGTTTAAGTAGAATTCTTCAGCAGCATGTTTTTGTGTCCAAAGTTGTTTGCATGCAGTTCTTATTGTGAACCAGAATCAAGCTTGCATATGGGAGCACGGAAAATACAAAATTCTTACATAATTATAGACTAATTTCAGTGTTCCAGTGGATACGGAAGATTTATGGTTTCCCCCTTATTAACTATTGTAGGTCAAACAGCTAGCCGAAAAGGCACGTGCTGGGAAGCTTGCTCCTAATGAGTTCCAGGGGGGTACTTTCAGGCAAGTGACCTGTGCATGTTTGACACTGCAAGTTAATGCTGTCGAACTGTATGATATTCCACATTTGACATCTTTACCTCTGCATTGTTATGCAGTATCTCAAATCTAGGAATGTATCCGGTGGACCACTTCTGTGCTATCATTAATCCTCCGCAGGTTCCTCCTCGTCCCTTGTCCTGTCATAAGGAGGTCCTTTGAGTTTGTACCGATAATCGTGTTTCATATCTTTCTGCCAGGCTGGCATTCTCGCTGTTGGTCGGGGTAACAAGGTTGTGGAGCCTGTGATGGACAATGGCGGTATATTTTCTTGAATATGTGATGCCCTGCTCAAAATAGTTGCATTCATATTTAAACTCATGTTGCTTTGTCCAGGAACAGAGAAGGCTGCTGTAGTAACAAAAATGATGCTGACACTGTCTGCTGATCATCGTATATTTGATGGGCAAGTAGGAGGTATTTATCGTCTTAGCCCTGTAATTTCACCTGTGTGCTCTCGTGTCATTTACATTCTTCCTTGTATGTCACATTGTGGAACAGGCAAGTTTTTCACGGAGCTGGCATTGAACTTCAGTGACATCAGGAGGCTGCTTTTGTAAATGAAAGGTGCTGTGTTATCGTGTTTCAAAGAATTCTTTCAAGAAGGTGGCCCAAGAAAAGACACTAGGTGCAAATTTAGTTTCAGTTGCTTGATCACCAGCGCATAAGAAGTAACCAGTTTTGTAAATTAATAAGAGAGTTGGCAACTCCACGGCGTTTTTTCCTCCTTAATTTGGGAGGTGAGCCCTGAGAAGTTACGGCCATTTCATGTTTGATGTGGTTACACAAACATCAACTCTTGAGGCTGAGGTTTGTTGCCACGTTTCCTGAGGATTTCTGGCAACATAAGAAGTTTTTGCCCATGACTTCGATACATGGCTTGATGACAGTAATAAGTAATGATTCTTTCTACAATATTGATATACATACTTCTGAGCATCTCAGATTGTTTGTCAGTTACCCCAGTTGTGCTTATGTCATACTCCCTCTCGcgataaaattggatgtatctagcactaaaatacgtctagatacatccatttccttgacaagtatttcaggatggagggagtatctcacatacttcctccgtcccaaaataagtgtcttgagcttagtacaaatttgtactaaagttagtacaaagttgagacatttattttgggacggagggagtatatcctaAGATGCAACATACTGTGGAAATAGATGTTCGGTTTACATCTGCATTGATTTCATGTTGATCTCCAAGGGCAGGCCGAATGTCCATGGCAAAGAATGAAATGCGTGTTTTCTTTACAATgtgctccctctgtccgaaaagacttgtctctcaaatggatgtatctagcaccaagtgggacaagctttttcggacagaGGAAGTAAAATTTATGAAAAAGGGAGTTCATATATCTTCAgagttttcatatatatatatatgaaattcATGGAAGAAACGGCACGGGGGATGATTTTATCTTCGCAAAATTTAGCCTCCAACGTCTGAAATTCGTGGAAGAAACGGCAAGGGGGGTGATTTTACCCATTATAGCAGAACTGATCGGGTCCGCACATCTCTCTGGCTCCAGTTTTGTTTgcggtttggtgatttttggaaacATATTTCAAAAGTACAGTAATCTCTCCGTTTTAAAATAAGTGTCTCAGCTagtactaaagttgagacacttattttttgGCAAAAAGGATAATAAATAGAAAGAACgaaaaaaagagaggaagaagcgATATGAGTGAGAacaaataattaaaaaaatatttCCGACCTGCCGGATTCGAACCAGCGACCTAAGGATTGATCTGCAATACTACAGTCCtccgctctaccaactgagctaagGTCGGTTTGTGCTTTTGAATTAATGAAATTGTATAATTCACCTGTAAGGGCACAGCAAGCCAATGAGTACAGCTTCAGAAAACTTCTCAAGTCATCCTTAGCATGCATGCTGTCGTTAAGATGCAATATATTTTCTCCTAAAAATCGATGCAATCTATTTTGCCAAGGTGAGGGTAAAACACATAGCGGGTAGCCATAGTTATAATCAAGTTGTTATTGGTGTCCGTGTCACTCCCAGGGGTGCGGCATCACCATCCCCGACCTCCTCTCCGCTCATCACTCTCCTTGCCACCACCGGAAGAAACCGCCCACTCCACGAATGATGGAGGCAGGGCTTCTCTCCTCGCGAGATGTTGGCGCCATGTCCTTGGACGCACATCTTGGCTTCAGGGTTGGCTAGCCGAGGTGACTTAAGGAGGCGATGTTCGAGGTGGCAGTTATGGGTGGGGTCGGCTGTCGCACTAGATAGAGGGGCGATGGCGAGAGGCACTATTGCAGCTGCTATCTTCCTAGTCGTTCGAGGTTGGACGTCGACCGTGGCACATTGGCGACGGGTATGAGGCGTACGGCATTGGTGGAACGACGTGTGGCATATGGAGGTGGACGATGTGTGCTCATGCCCTAACGAGGCTCCCTACATGTCCTATTGCCTAGATGCCCGGCCTTGTGCACAATGGCGGTGGACATGAGGCATACAATAGTGGTTAGATGATGCGAGCATGGCACATGGTGACGGACACCAAGTGATGGGGCCTttctaggcctcccaggcagccccGCGTACCTAGATCCTCATCTTTGTGTCTTGAATCATTGTTGGGTGAATTCAATGAAGAAGGGGCGGGGTTGCTGGCCGGCCCCATGTGGGCCCTTCGGCTTTATGTCTCCAGGTCAAAGACTTAGAGCTATTGGATGGTCCCTTCACCCTTGAGTGGGCTCTTGGTCACGTTGGTGACCTTTTTGATGTTATCTGGCGTGCCTGATTTGCTCCTCATATACGTGGGCATGTCCAGTTGCGTGGTCATGTCCATGTCAGGGTTGTGAGAGTGTATGACTGTCGAGTTGTGATGACTTGGCTTGCAAGTGATTTCATTATTGAAAGTGGAGTGGTAGTACATGGTGACTTAAGTTTGGTGATACTCTTTGAGTAGAGGGTCACGGGTGTTAGCGACACATGAAACGAGGTCCCCCGGGCCTGCCAGAGATGGGCCTAGCTTCATGCTCTAAAACTTAAATAAAGAGAGAAAACCATGCTCAGGGCCTCCTGAGCATCAAGACACTAGGAGCAACAATGAATCTATAGAGTAGGCCGGGATCCTCCCCGATCAACTACCCGCCCTTGAGAAACCAATTCTCACATGCGAATCTTTTGAGGGCACCACTAGTTAGCAAATGATCAAGCACATGCATGCCCGCTTCTCTTCGTGCTCTCTATCGGGGTTGaatctggcggatctcaggtatggGGCCCCGAGCAGCTGATCTTAGCTTAATGGTAACAGGACAAAGAGGGACACGATgtattacccaggttcaggccccctcgaagaggtaaaatcctacgtcatgCTTTTGTTGCATTGAATGTGGATGGGGTACAAAGTAGAagatgatctaccttgagatcgtatgtGAATGAATCTATGATGAGCTCGGCTAGACAATGAGTCGCTAGTTGGTCCGATCCTTCATGGTAGTTGCAAAACAACAATGAACGGTGGCAACGACGGTCGggtaaaaaatactccctccgtctcaaaattcttgtttTAGATTTTTCTACATATTGGTATATCTAttcacattttagtgttagatacatctgtatctagataaatctaagacaagaattttgagacgaaAGAAGTAGATAGCAGACATAGAAGAAGAAAAGGCCTTGGGATCAAGGATATAGCATGAAACCAAAAGAGTCCCCCGACTTGGGACTTTTCTCTTGTAACTCTCGATAAGAAAATCAATCTCCCAAACTAATCTGCATACAAAACTGACTGACGCTGCCTTTTATATCCTAGTCACACCAGCCGTAAGGGCCTAAACTACTAACCAACTCGATGTCTCAAACTAACCGTGGTATCCCCAgctcaccagggttcaaatcctgatgctcacatttatttctggatttattttaggatttctggcgatgcgcattcagtgggaggagacgttcccgtcgacgacgaggtaccTATgcagacttcgtaaatttcaagataatatgccggctcagtctttcggaggtgctcataggggtaggatgtgcgtgtatgcgttcataggggtgagtgtatgcgcatgtatatgagcgcttgtgtttgtactgatgttcaaaaaaaactAACACGACGATCCTCTCCTTTTACATCtcggagagagagagaaaaaaaaaagcTAACTAGCACAACTCATACGTGGACCTTTGTAGGAGTAGTATTCTTTAATTAGGAAGCTAATTAATCATCCGGCCGCGCTGATCACACAGGACTAATTTAAAACAAAAGAAAACTTATTTGCTTGCAGCGCGTGGAACTACTTCACCGGACATGAAATACTACCAATATTAATGCACTTTGAAGGGGTTCTGAAGTTTGGCTTCACCGTGTCCTTCTTCGGCTCTATCGGTGAAACCTCAAAGCAGAAAGAGCCAAGCCGTAGCACAGTCGGATGATTAGAATgtgaagtctctggaatacgtgcGTCAAAACAAATGGTTGTACTTGTCTTTTGTTCAACACTTGGAGTCGCCCCAAGTAAACCTGCGTCATTGGTGTGCGCATCATCATCTCCCTCTTGAATCGAAGCCGTCCTCGGCTTCGAAGTAACCTTTGCGATATTTTGTTGTAGAGAAGCATTCGCATCTACATTGGCATTGGCAAACATCGGTCTCAACACATTCCGTTTCCCATTATTCGAAAATGAATAAGTGTTAGACCTTCCATCATGTGTGGCTCCATGATCATATTGCCATGGTCTTCCTTACAATATATGGCACACATCCATTAGCAAAACATCACATATCACCATATCAATATAATCGCCAACAGAAAAATTCACACTAACCTTATGTGTGACCTTCAGCTTCCCTGTATGATACATCCACTCGACACGGTGTGGCTGAGGGTGCTTCCATGTAGGTAACCCCAAAGCTTCCACCAATTCCTTGCTGGCCGCGTTGGTCTAGCTTCCTCCATCTATAATAAACTTACAATTGGTGTTGTTGGTTTTGCATTGAGTTTGAAAAATATTCCAACACTGCCCCTTATCCTCAATGCGATCCTCTTGAACCGCTGCACCATCAAGACGAATATGATTCCACAGCTTCAATACTCGCAACCACTTTTTTAACATTTTCAGATTTTTCACTACAAGTGTCAGAAACTGCCTCTTCATCACTAGCGGATGCATAGTCATCTATTGTAAGCAAGACTCTTTTCTCGTTAGGACATTCACGCTTCATATGCCCCTttcctccacacttgaaacactctATGTCACTAGTACGTGTGGTGGACTGCACACTAGAATCAATCCTCAACAATCCTGATGTTGAAGCATCCTTTTGCACGGAACCATGAGGGTGATTTGATGATGTCGCCCTGGATCTAGGACCGACATCCTCACTCTTATGCCGCGAGCGCCGCCATGTGTTCAAAGTGGTACTGGGAACTGTGTTAACTTGGCGTCGCTTAATTTGTTGTTCCGCACGCACAACTTGGTGCACAATCTTGTATGTTGTAGTAGACCACCATCTCAACACGATCATGTACCTCGATATTTAGCCCGTTAAAGAAACGTGCCATGGTCTCCTCCGGATCCTTCGTTGTCCCTGTACGTATCATAAGCAATTCCATCTCCTCGTAATATTCATCAACACTAATATTACCTTGAGAGAGTCGCTGCAATTTGTTGTACATATCTCTTTTATAGTGCTCAGGAACAAAACGTCTCCTCATGAATTCTTTCATCCCTCGCCAAGTCGTCGGGCGATGTCTTGAACGACAAATTTGATTCCACCATATTAGCGTGTAACCGATGAACTCAATTCCAGCAAGTTGAACTTTCTTCTCCTCGCTATAATGATGGGCATCAAAAATTTGATCaacacgcatctcccactccaaacaGCCTTTTGGTTCGCACTTGCCGGAGAACGAAGGGATTGAAATTTTTATGCGCCCAATTCCATCATCCATAGGCACACGCACAGCTTGACCAACTCGTTCATGCACTCCGCCATGAACGGAAGTTTCACGACGAGGCTCATAGTGTCGTGGTCGTGGCGCGTACCCCACCTGGTCAACATCGTCATCAGGACCATCATCTCCAACATGAGGTTGTGCCGCCAAACGACGATCATGCACGCCGGCATGTCCGTCGCGAGCAGGTGGTGCATAATGCAGTGGAGCCGCTGGAGGAGTCTATGATGGGGTAAAATTCGTCGCGGGCATATCGATGATGTCTGCCAAACCATCAAACCGAGTGATCAGGACATCTATGCTTTTGCCGAGCGTATCATGACATTGTTTGATGTAGTTGCATGTGTGGTCAAAACCATCCCGAATATTTTGAGGAATATCATCCGCATACACTGGACGTACAACTTCCTCAGAATCAGCAGCAGCCTCGCCATTCTTGTTGGCCGAGATAGACATCTTGATCTATTCAGTACCGTGAAAAACCATAGCTCTAAATACCACTTGATGAGACTCGACTAGACGACGAGTCGCTAGTTGGTCCAATCCTTCATGGTAGTTGCAAAACAACACAATAGTAGAAAACGGCCCATTAATCGCGGTTCCAGAGGCCCTTTAGCcccggttctagaaccgggacaaaagggtcgggactaaagcccaaaacctttagtcccggttcgtaagacgACGAGTCGCTAGTTGGTCCGATCCTTCATGGTAGTTGCAAAacaacacactagtagaaaacgaccCATTAATCCTGGTTCCAGAGGCCCTTCAGCCCCGATTCTGGAACCGAGATaaaagggtcgggactaaagcccaaaacctttagtcccggttcgcttatgaaccgggacagaaggggatCCACGTGGCTGCTGTGGggcgcccaggcaggagaccctttagtcccggttggtaacaccaaccgagaccaaaaggcTGCCATGCGTCAGCAGCTCGTAGGcgctgggttttttgttttttttgagggggggggttaggggttttggagggttaatttaggggtttcatattgtgttagc
It contains:
- the LOC119336461 gene encoding dihydrolipoyllysine-residue acetyltransferase component 1 of pyruvate dehydrogenase complex, mitochondrial-like; the protein is MLLRTRRCLPAALSRAAVHPRVSPALPSPGAPRQHGPVAVANQGSALEPRSGPIDSVRSSTMSRANPATLFPASTGGHYRVGMQARWFSSAGLPPHMVIGMPALSPTMNQGNITKWRKQEGDKIEVGDVICEIETDKATLEFETLEEGYLAKILVPEGSKDVQVGQPIYVTVEESDDIEKIPADTSFGGDHKEDESSGSAAQTVEVDAAEQSPVMSRISPAAKMLIKEHGLNASLLKASGPRGTLLKGDVLAALKSGTALSSAKEKTAPAAPSPQPARDSQVQSQTTSPKGDTFEDITNTQICKVIAKRLLESKQTTPHLYLSKDVILDPLLAFRNELKEQHGVKVSLNDIVIKAVALALRNVPEANAYWDNSKEEAQKCDSVDISIAVATEKGLMTPIIRNADQKTISAISSEVKQLAEKARAGKLAPNEFQGGTFSISNLGMYPVDHFCAIINPPQAGILAVGRGNKVVEPVMDNGGTEKAAVVTKMMLTLSADHRIFDGQVGGKFFTELALNFSDIRRLLL